A portion of the Nitrospira sp. genome contains these proteins:
- a CDS encoding pyridoxamine 5'-phosphate oxidase family protein: protein MDRPGSSGEQRAQERFGTSARATAFYAHQTLPHLNQQMQQFIARMEMVFIATADGKGACDCSFRAGEPGFVQVLDEKTLVYPEYRGNGVLASLGNILENPHIGLMFPDFYQSTVGLHVNGTARVLNPSETESLSQLPARIAEAAHIKGGRHPKAWVLIGVEEAYIHCSKHVPLLKRLDKQIAWGSDDEQAKGGNFFKVTP, encoded by the coding sequence ATGGACAGGCCGGGATCATCAGGCGAACAGCGTGCACAAGAGCGATTCGGCACCTCGGCTCGCGCAACAGCATTTTATGCCCACCAAACCCTGCCCCACCTCAATCAGCAGATGCAACAGTTCATCGCCCGGATGGAGATGGTCTTCATTGCCACCGCCGACGGGAAGGGTGCGTGTGATTGTTCCTTTCGAGCCGGCGAACCGGGATTCGTGCAGGTGCTCGACGAGAAGACCCTGGTCTACCCGGAATACCGGGGTAACGGGGTGCTGGCGAGTCTGGGGAACATTCTGGAGAATCCGCACATCGGGTTGATGTTTCCCGACTTCTATCAGAGCACGGTCGGGCTCCACGTCAATGGAACCGCGCGTGTGCTCAACCCGAGCGAAACGGAGAGCCTCTCCCAGCTTCCGGCACGCATCGCCGAAGCCGCTCACATCAAGGGCGGGCGCCACCCCAAGGCGTGGGTGCTCATCGGCGTGGAAGAAGCCTACATCCACTGTTCCAAGCATGTGCCGCTCCTCAAGCGACTGGATAAGCAGATTGCCTGGGGCAGCGACGACGAGCAGGCCAAAGGCGGGAATTTCTTCAAGGTCACTCCCTGA
- a CDS encoding HAMP domain-containing protein, with protein MRWLHDRSIGQKFFISFGVILSLLALSLTALLVYLSRINSYVDRHKRITVPAIVTAATMQRSAYEMNLTLHLFLEQITKADAADTLARLSRHAEQIRSSLDLYRSTHAARTHPILLGMLIQHQRMDLADQEDRAIAEVDRILLDLSALWQTALAGPQRAGVAPSPVAKTDGLIVELMNNLDQLVAAHRDIDVEMKVEGDLLLQQARLIALSLVAVLGLMSTVIYVSVNRQIAKPLQRLSVTADRVAHHDLTAQFESWPGRDEVGTLAASLSSMVTSLREQTAATARKTKELEAFTYSVAHDLKGPLREIEGFSSLLEKQFADGGDEKTRHQIDVIRRSALRLTHMIDALLKYSRLEQQNLPRQRFNVLEMITTLITDRFSGLQGPKPKIQVALPFADLYGEPVSIRQAIANLLDNAAKFSRHASPPTITIGGTRMEHQRILWVQDNGIGFDPSHYDKIFGLFERLHSPQEYEGTGVGLAIVKLVMDKHDGRVWVESAPGAGSTFYLAFPERAESVVDRPSPPPHPASA; from the coding sequence ATGCGCTGGCTCCACGACCGCTCCATCGGACAAAAATTCTTCATCTCCTTTGGAGTCATCCTCAGTCTGCTGGCCTTGAGCCTCACAGCGCTGCTCGTGTACCTCAGTCGCATCAACAGCTATGTGGACCGCCACAAACGCATTACGGTCCCCGCCATCGTGACCGCGGCCACCATGCAACGTTCCGCCTATGAAATGAACCTCACGCTGCATCTGTTTCTGGAGCAGATCACGAAGGCCGATGCGGCCGACACCCTTGCCCGGCTCAGCCGCCACGCCGAACAGATCCGCAGTTCCCTCGACCTGTACCGTTCCACCCATGCGGCCCGCACCCATCCGATTCTCCTAGGCATGCTGATCCAGCATCAACGCATGGATCTCGCCGACCAGGAAGATCGCGCCATCGCCGAGGTCGATCGAATCCTGTTGGATCTGTCCGCCTTGTGGCAGACCGCGCTCGCCGGACCTCAGCGCGCCGGCGTGGCACCCTCACCGGTCGCCAAGACCGACGGCCTCATCGTGGAACTGATGAACAATCTCGACCAACTGGTCGCCGCGCATCGGGATATCGATGTAGAAATGAAAGTGGAAGGCGATCTGCTGCTCCAACAGGCGCGGCTGATTGCGTTAAGCCTGGTCGCCGTGCTCGGTCTGATGAGCACCGTCATCTATGTCTCCGTCAACCGGCAGATCGCCAAGCCGCTCCAACGTCTCTCCGTCACGGCCGACCGCGTCGCTCACCACGACCTGACTGCGCAATTCGAATCCTGGCCCGGCCGTGACGAAGTCGGCACCTTGGCCGCCTCCCTCTCATCCATGGTCACCAGCCTGCGCGAACAGACAGCCGCGACCGCCCGGAAGACCAAAGAGCTTGAAGCCTTTACCTATTCCGTCGCACACGACCTCAAAGGGCCGTTGCGGGAAATCGAGGGCTTCTCTTCCCTGCTGGAAAAACAATTTGCCGACGGCGGCGACGAGAAGACCCGGCACCAGATCGATGTGATCCGGCGCTCCGCGCTGCGCCTCACGCACATGATCGACGCCTTGCTCAAATATTCCCGGCTGGAGCAACAGAATCTCCCTCGTCAACGCTTCAATGTGTTGGAAATGATCACCACCCTCATCACCGACCGGTTCAGCGGACTCCAGGGTCCGAAGCCGAAAATCCAGGTCGCCCTACCGTTTGCCGATCTCTACGGTGAACCGGTGAGCATCCGTCAAGCGATCGCGAACCTCCTCGACAATGCAGCGAAGTTCTCCCGCCACGCTTCACCGCCGACCATCACCATCGGCGGCACCCGGATGGAACACCAACGCATCCTGTGGGTGCAGGATAACGGGATCGGCTTCGACCCGTCTCACTACGACAAGATCTTCGGACTCTTCGAGCGACTTCACAGCCCGCAGGAATACGAGGGCACGGGCGTGGGCCTCGCGATCGTGAAACTCGTCATGGACAAACATGACGGCCGGGTCTGGGTGGAATCCGCTCCCGGAGCGGGCAGCACATTCTATCTGGCCTTTCCGGAGCGCGCCGAATCCGTCGTGGACCGGCCCTCCCCTCCACCTCATCCTGCTTCAGCGTGA
- a CDS encoding RNA-binding transcriptional accessory protein, whose translation MTSPTTPTISSAAQQRIVDLIAKELGVTAPQIAAAVTLLDGGATVPFIARYRKEATNNLDDTHLRTLEERLLYLRELEERRQTILASIDEQGKLTDELRRAVEQAATKQAVEDIYLPYKPKRRTKAQIAREAGLEPLANALFADPTLDPDQEAAKYVKVVAAAEGVEAVNVPDAKAALEGARDILVERFAETAELLATLRTKLWNEGIVTSTVMPGKETAEEEKFRDYYAYSETIRTIPSHRALAMFRGRTLGVLKLDLGLGESLEAIVPHPCAAMIAAHFGIENRGRRADKWLTDVCYWAWRVKVHLHLSTELLLQVREAAEAEAIKIFGRNLHELLLAAPAGPKAVLGLDPGLRTGCKVAVVDATGKLLDTATIYPHQPRNDWQGALATITQLVLRHGVELISIGNGTASRETDKFAAEVVKLVAEQKPEQKLAKIVVSEAGASVYSASAFAAAEFPALDVSLRGAVSIARRLQDPLAELVKIDPKSIGVGQYQHDVNQRALARSLDATVEDCVNAVGVDVNTASAPLLARVSGLNRVLAQNLVEYRDTHGRFQNRHMILKVPRLGEKTFEQAAGFLRINDGDNPLDRSAVHPEAYPVVERMLARLNKGIAEVMGKPAALKELSPAEFTDETFGLPTVRDILTELEKPGRDPRPEFKTATFRDGVESLADLQAGMVLEGVVTNVAAFGAFVDIGVHQDGLVHVSALANKFVKDPHEVVKPGQIVKVKVLAVDVPRQRISLTMRMEDAATPASQPDPRAGGPRDTRDRRPADQQRGGPREPQPIGAFALALARAKEKK comes from the coding sequence ATGACTTCTCCAACGACACCGACCATTTCATCTGCAGCCCAGCAACGCATCGTCGATCTCATCGCCAAGGAACTTGGAGTGACCGCCCCGCAGATTGCGGCCGCGGTGACGTTGCTGGACGGTGGAGCGACGGTGCCCTTTATAGCGCGTTATCGCAAAGAGGCTACCAACAACTTGGACGACACGCACCTGCGCACCCTGGAAGAGCGCCTCTTGTATCTCCGTGAATTGGAAGAGCGGCGGCAGACGATTCTCGCGTCGATCGACGAGCAGGGGAAATTGACCGACGAGCTGCGCCGGGCGGTCGAGCAGGCTGCGACGAAACAAGCCGTGGAAGATATCTATCTGCCCTATAAACCCAAACGTCGCACCAAGGCGCAGATTGCGCGCGAGGCCGGACTGGAGCCATTGGCGAACGCGCTCTTCGCCGACCCGACGCTCGATCCGGACCAGGAAGCCGCCAAGTATGTCAAGGTGGTAGCTGCAGCGGAAGGCGTCGAAGCCGTCAACGTACCCGACGCGAAGGCGGCGCTCGAGGGCGCCCGCGATATTCTGGTCGAACGATTCGCTGAAACCGCTGAGCTGCTCGCGACGCTACGCACAAAATTGTGGAACGAAGGCATTGTGACCTCCACGGTCATGCCCGGCAAGGAAACGGCGGAAGAAGAAAAGTTTCGCGATTACTACGCCTATTCGGAAACCATCCGTACCATTCCCTCGCATCGTGCCCTGGCGATGTTTCGCGGCCGCACGTTGGGTGTGTTGAAGCTCGACCTCGGGTTAGGGGAAAGTCTCGAAGCCATCGTGCCGCATCCCTGCGCGGCGATGATTGCCGCCCACTTCGGTATTGAGAATCGCGGGCGCCGTGCCGACAAATGGCTGACCGATGTCTGCTATTGGGCCTGGCGCGTGAAAGTGCATCTGCATCTGAGCACCGAGCTGTTGCTGCAGGTGCGCGAAGCCGCCGAAGCGGAGGCAATCAAGATCTTCGGTCGTAATCTCCATGAGCTGCTGCTGGCGGCGCCCGCCGGTCCGAAGGCCGTGCTCGGTCTCGATCCTGGTCTCCGCACCGGCTGTAAAGTGGCGGTTGTGGATGCGACCGGGAAATTGCTGGACACGGCGACGATCTACCCGCATCAACCGCGTAACGATTGGCAGGGGGCCTTGGCGACGATCACCCAGTTGGTGCTTCGGCACGGTGTCGAATTGATTTCCATCGGCAATGGTACCGCAAGCCGGGAGACCGACAAATTTGCCGCCGAAGTCGTCAAGCTGGTGGCGGAGCAGAAACCGGAACAGAAACTGGCGAAGATTGTGGTAAGTGAAGCCGGCGCCTCCGTCTATTCGGCCTCGGCCTTTGCCGCCGCGGAGTTTCCAGCGCTGGATGTGAGTCTACGCGGCGCCGTGTCGATTGCCAGACGGTTGCAGGATCCGTTGGCCGAACTGGTCAAGATCGATCCCAAATCAATCGGCGTCGGCCAGTACCAACACGATGTCAATCAGCGTGCCCTGGCGCGATCGCTCGATGCGACGGTCGAAGACTGCGTGAATGCGGTGGGTGTGGACGTGAATACCGCGTCGGCTCCGTTGCTGGCGAGGGTATCCGGCTTGAATCGCGTGCTGGCGCAAAACCTCGTGGAGTACCGTGACACCCACGGTCGGTTCCAGAACCGGCACATGATCCTCAAGGTACCGCGCCTCGGCGAGAAGACGTTCGAGCAGGCGGCGGGGTTCCTGCGGATCAACGACGGCGACAACCCGTTGGATCGTTCCGCCGTCCACCCGGAAGCCTACCCGGTGGTCGAGCGCATGCTGGCGCGGTTGAATAAAGGCATTGCCGAGGTCATGGGCAAACCGGCCGCGTTGAAGGAACTCTCGCCGGCGGAATTCACCGACGAGACCTTCGGTCTGCCGACGGTGCGCGATATCCTCACGGAGCTGGAAAAACCAGGCCGTGATCCGCGTCCGGAGTTCAAGACGGCCACCTTCCGGGACGGGGTTGAGTCGCTTGCCGATCTGCAAGCCGGGATGGTGCTCGAAGGAGTGGTGACCAATGTCGCGGCCTTCGGCGCATTCGTCGATATCGGCGTGCATCAGGACGGCCTCGTGCATGTGTCTGCGCTGGCGAACAAGTTCGTCAAAGATCCGCACGAAGTCGTGAAACCGGGTCAGATCGTGAAGGTGAAGGTGCTGGCCGTCGATGTGCCGCGACAACGGATTTCGCTGACCATGCGCATGGAGGATGCCGCGACGCCGGCCTCACAGCCTGATCCCCGTGCCGGAGGGCCGCGTGACACGCGCGACCGACGCCCCGCCGATCAGCAGCGGGGTGGACCCCGTGAGCCTCAGCCCATCGGGGCATTTGCACTGGCCCTGGCCCGCGCCAAGGAGAAAAAGTAG
- a CDS encoding potassium transporter Kup — protein MPKHLNNQSSSVSLTVAAMGVVYGDIGTSPLYALRECFHESHGLPVTPDNVLGILSMIVWSLVLVVTVKYLLFVMKADNEGEGGMLALLALSQQSRPVDLRKGLNVVVTLGLIGVAFLYSDGIITPAISVLSAVEGLTLTTDVFTPYILPLTVALVALLFMIQRRGSGTIGSIFGPIMLLWFVTMALLGLHSLIQTPEVLRAANPLYAIQFLIRHAGVGILVLGSVFLVLTGAEALYADMGHFGRRPIQLGWFVVALPALLLQYFGQGALLMRTPAALANPFYFLAPDWMLYPLIALATMATVIASQAMLSGAFSLTLQAVQLGYLPPLRITHTSAEQHGQIYFGLLNWFMFIGTVGLILTFGSSSNLAAAYGIAVSGSMIITTLLMYRVVQAHWQWSPLPAAMAVGGFLLIDLAFFLANAQKIPHGGWFPLLLGAAVFTVMSTWARGRAIVADHLREQFPPLRQFARDVLSQVQCRTAGRAVFLSQHPDITPPALLQNVRHNKSLHEQVYILTVRTEPVPYVPSGGPLEITTIQENLFQVVARCGFMETPDIPRVLTYLAARGHTLPVEETTFFLSRLTFLATPKPGMAIWREKIFVFLSRNTQRASSYFHLPAEQVVEIGLVLEI, from the coding sequence ATGCCGAAGCATCTCAACAACCAATCTTCTTCCGTCTCCCTCACCGTGGCCGCCATGGGAGTGGTCTATGGCGACATCGGAACCAGCCCGCTGTATGCCCTGCGCGAGTGTTTTCACGAATCGCATGGCCTGCCGGTCACTCCCGACAACGTGCTGGGGATTCTGTCCATGATCGTGTGGTCGCTCGTGCTCGTCGTCACCGTGAAATATCTGCTGTTCGTAATGAAAGCCGACAACGAGGGCGAAGGAGGCATGCTGGCGCTCCTGGCGCTCAGCCAGCAGTCCCGCCCGGTCGATCTCCGCAAAGGGCTCAACGTGGTCGTCACACTCGGCTTGATCGGCGTGGCGTTTCTCTATAGCGACGGCATCATTACACCGGCCATTTCGGTCCTTAGCGCGGTCGAAGGGCTCACGCTGACCACCGACGTGTTTACCCCCTACATCCTGCCTCTGACCGTCGCGCTGGTCGCCTTGTTGTTCATGATCCAACGCCGGGGCTCCGGAACGATCGGGAGCATCTTCGGCCCCATCATGCTGCTCTGGTTTGTCACGATGGCCCTGCTCGGGCTCCACAGTTTGATCCAAACCCCGGAGGTTCTGCGTGCCGCCAATCCGTTGTATGCGATCCAGTTTTTGATTCGGCATGCAGGAGTCGGCATCCTGGTGCTGGGCAGTGTGTTTCTGGTCCTCACGGGTGCCGAAGCGCTGTATGCCGACATGGGTCACTTCGGACGCCGACCGATCCAACTCGGCTGGTTTGTGGTGGCCTTGCCCGCCCTTCTGCTCCAATACTTCGGCCAGGGTGCGCTCCTCATGCGGACCCCGGCGGCTCTGGCCAATCCCTTTTACTTCCTGGCCCCCGACTGGATGCTGTACCCCTTGATCGCGCTGGCGACCATGGCCACCGTCATCGCATCCCAAGCCATGCTGTCCGGGGCCTTCTCGTTGACCTTGCAAGCCGTTCAATTGGGCTATCTGCCGCCGTTGCGGATCACCCACACGTCCGCCGAGCAACATGGCCAAATCTACTTTGGCCTGTTGAATTGGTTCATGTTCATCGGCACCGTCGGTCTGATCCTTACCTTCGGATCGTCCAGTAATCTGGCCGCAGCCTATGGCATCGCCGTCTCGGGTTCCATGATCATCACGACCCTCCTGATGTACCGCGTGGTCCAGGCCCATTGGCAATGGAGCCCGCTACCGGCAGCCATGGCGGTCGGGGGCTTCCTGCTCATCGATCTCGCCTTCTTTCTCGCGAATGCCCAAAAAATTCCCCATGGCGGATGGTTCCCGCTGCTGCTCGGCGCGGCCGTGTTCACCGTCATGAGTACCTGGGCGCGAGGACGCGCGATCGTGGCAGACCACTTGCGCGAGCAGTTTCCTCCATTGCGTCAATTCGCCCGGGACGTCTTGTCGCAGGTGCAATGCAGAACCGCCGGGCGCGCCGTATTTTTATCTCAACATCCCGACATCACCCCGCCCGCCTTGCTGCAAAATGTCCGGCACAACAAATCTCTGCACGAGCAAGTCTATATCCTCACAGTCCGCACAGAGCCTGTGCCCTACGTTCCATCCGGAGGCCCGCTGGAAATCACCACCATCCAGGAGAACCTGTTTCAAGTTGTCGCCAGATGCGGATTCATGGAAACGCCGGACATTCCACGTGTACTCACCTACCTCGCAGCCCGCGGCCATACCCTCCCTGTCGAGGAGACCACGTTCTTCCTGAGCAGACTGACCTTTTTGGCGACGCCGAAACCGGGGATGGCAATCTGGCGGGAAAAAATATTTGTCTTCCTCTCACGAAATACCCAGAGAGCCAGTTCCTATTTCCACCTACCGGCGGAACAGGTGGTTGAAATCGGACTGGTGCTGGAGATTTGA
- a CDS encoding sigma-54-dependent Fis family transcriptional regulator, with product MRTLIVDDEEFVRLVVEQALREEGCDTQTAGGGQEGLDRLRTASFDCVITDLRMPGLDGRAILRWVKEHQPDVDVLVLTGHGDVKDAVAAMKDGAWDFLIKDTPFDGAAVKAAFARLRTVRELRRENLAARHGGYRQDAIVEGISQAWRTVKTQIVQVAPSQAPVLIQGETGSGKDVVARLLHAHSRRAERPFIAVNCGAVSRELLESELFGYEKGAFTGAAQAKPGLIAAADGGSLFLDEIGEMPGPMQVSLLRFLDRKEYRPVGSTRTLRADVRIICATNRDIQELVLQGRFRDDLLYRINTVTLHVPPLRERPEDLAALADHILHHLRIPGTATRTLSPEALAHLATYRWPGNVRELRNVIERIVLMSPNSGPITCEEVLQVLPRAASASSPDDRSHLPLDEIERLHIQLVLESSGGNKTKAAQTLRIDYKTLLAKLKKYDGGG from the coding sequence ATGCGCACCCTCATTGTCGACGACGAAGAATTTGTCCGTCTCGTCGTGGAACAGGCGCTCCGCGAGGAAGGCTGCGACACGCAGACAGCGGGCGGCGGGCAGGAAGGCCTCGATCGACTCCGTACGGCCTCATTCGACTGCGTCATCACCGATCTCCGCATGCCCGGTCTCGACGGCCGGGCAATCTTGCGCTGGGTGAAGGAGCATCAACCGGACGTTGATGTGCTCGTCCTGACCGGCCATGGCGACGTCAAAGACGCCGTGGCTGCGATGAAAGACGGCGCGTGGGATTTCCTCATCAAGGACACCCCGTTCGACGGCGCGGCCGTGAAGGCCGCTTTCGCAAGACTTCGCACGGTGCGGGAGCTTCGCCGCGAGAATCTGGCGGCGCGGCACGGCGGGTATCGACAGGACGCGATCGTCGAGGGGATCAGCCAGGCCTGGCGGACGGTGAAGACACAGATCGTGCAAGTGGCCCCGTCGCAGGCCCCGGTGCTGATTCAGGGGGAAACCGGTTCCGGGAAAGACGTGGTCGCGCGCCTGCTGCACGCGCACAGCCGGCGGGCCGAGCGGCCCTTCATCGCCGTCAATTGCGGAGCCGTGAGTCGAGAGTTGCTGGAGAGCGAGTTGTTCGGCTATGAGAAAGGCGCGTTTACCGGCGCCGCCCAGGCGAAACCCGGACTGATCGCCGCCGCCGACGGCGGCTCGTTGTTTCTGGACGAGATCGGCGAAATGCCGGGACCCATGCAGGTCAGCCTGCTGCGGTTTCTCGACCGGAAGGAATACCGCCCTGTCGGCAGTACGCGCACACTCCGGGCGGATGTCCGGATCATCTGCGCCACGAATCGGGACATCCAGGAACTCGTGCTGCAAGGCCGGTTTCGAGACGATCTCCTGTATCGTATCAACACGGTGACGCTGCATGTGCCGCCGTTGCGCGAACGACCGGAGGATCTTGCCGCGCTGGCCGATCATATTCTGCACCACCTTCGTATCCCGGGCACCGCAACGAGAACGCTCAGCCCGGAAGCCCTCGCACACCTGGCGACCTACCGCTGGCCGGGAAACGTGCGCGAACTTCGCAATGTGATCGAACGCATTGTCCTGATGAGTCCGAACTCCGGACCGATTACCTGCGAAGAAGTCCTGCAGGTGCTCCCTCGGGCGGCGTCCGCATCATCACCCGACGACCGGTCCCACCTGCCCCTCGATGAGATCGAACGCCTGCATATTCAACTGGTGCTGGAATCCAGCGGCGGCAACAAAACCAAAGCCGCCCAAACCCTCCGGATCGACTACAAAACGCTGTTGGCGAAACTGAAGAAGTACGACGGCGGGGGCTAA
- a CDS encoding DUF4071 domain-containing protein: protein MKPHAFVAMPFGVKPDSQGHEIDFNRVYAELIKPALEAAGLDVFRADEEVQAGDIRTDMFQELLIADLVVADLTLDNPNVWYELGVRHALRARGVVLICGGRVTTAFDLYTDRKLRYSIKDRGPDPATVEADKKNLADMVKATMESWHGRKVSPVYQLMPNLQEPDWKLLRIGNVQEFWQQHQAWEDRIALARKAGHIGDVLVLADEAPIAAFRAEAWIKAGEALRKAERFGFALEQLERGLAVEPHNLKGLREQGICLQRLALAGRQGHSSDRARAHYRKILELYPQDPETWALLGRVDKDAWIAAWRRSGNSPEQMQDEAAYEDALLRAAIDSYATAYRRNPGHYYSGINALTLMHLHRHLIIKDPRYDGEMDTMAGAVRFAAEAEPDEQQRFWSNMTLGDLEVLVGTPEAAQAAYKEALAKNDKDWFALNSGRAQLQLLKDLGFRPKNVEAGIATFDRALQKLQKPQDWQPRQVILFSGHMIDAPDRPTKRFPAEKEAIAAQNIAAALDQLGAGPDDLALAQGASGGDLLFLEACRQRNVRLQLLLPLPEPEFIQRSILPSVDGPKWRDRFYALKSDLKDDPRIMPDELGPLPKGVSPFERCNRWLLYTALSYGIDKVRFLCLWDGGGGDGPGGTAHMYNEVKRRTGQVRWMDIRSMW, encoded by the coding sequence ATGAAGCCACATGCCTTTGTCGCCATGCCGTTCGGCGTGAAGCCAGACAGCCAAGGCCACGAGATTGATTTTAATCGTGTCTATGCTGAGCTGATCAAGCCGGCACTGGAAGCCGCTGGCTTGGACGTGTTTCGTGCGGATGAAGAGGTACAGGCCGGCGACATCCGCACCGACATGTTCCAGGAACTCCTCATCGCCGACCTCGTCGTGGCGGACCTCACGCTGGACAACCCCAACGTCTGGTACGAGCTGGGCGTGCGCCATGCGCTGCGCGCCCGTGGCGTCGTCCTGATCTGCGGCGGACGAGTGACGACCGCCTTCGACCTCTATACCGATCGCAAGCTCCGCTACAGCATCAAGGACCGTGGGCCGGATCCTGCGACAGTCGAAGCGGACAAGAAGAACCTTGCCGATATGGTCAAAGCGACGATGGAGTCATGGCACGGACGTAAGGTAAGCCCGGTCTATCAACTCATGCCCAACCTTCAGGAACCGGACTGGAAGTTGCTCCGCATCGGCAACGTGCAAGAATTCTGGCAGCAGCACCAAGCATGGGAAGACCGCATCGCCTTGGCGCGAAAAGCGGGGCACATCGGTGATGTCCTGGTCCTTGCAGACGAGGCGCCGATCGCGGCGTTTCGAGCCGAGGCCTGGATCAAGGCCGGCGAGGCCCTGCGCAAGGCCGAACGCTTCGGCTTTGCCTTGGAACAGCTCGAACGAGGCCTGGCGGTCGAGCCGCACAATCTCAAGGGCCTTCGTGAGCAGGGCATCTGCTTGCAGCGGCTCGCCTTGGCCGGTCGCCAAGGCCACTCGTCGGACCGCGCGCGGGCGCACTACCGAAAAATCTTGGAGCTGTATCCGCAAGACCCCGAAACCTGGGCCTTGCTCGGTCGAGTCGATAAGGATGCCTGGATCGCCGCCTGGCGCCGCTCCGGCAACAGCCCGGAGCAGATGCAAGACGAAGCGGCCTACGAAGATGCCCTGCTACGCGCCGCCATCGACAGCTACGCCACCGCCTATCGCCGCAACCCCGGTCACTACTACTCCGGCATCAACGCGCTCACCTTGATGCACCTCCATCGCCACCTCATCATCAAAGATCCGCGCTACGACGGCGAAATGGACACCATGGCCGGGGCCGTCCGATTTGCGGCTGAGGCCGAGCCGGATGAACAGCAGCGATTCTGGTCGAACATGACCCTGGGCGATCTAGAGGTGCTGGTCGGTACGCCGGAGGCGGCGCAGGCCGCTTACAAGGAAGCCCTGGCGAAAAATGACAAGGACTGGTTTGCGCTCAACTCCGGTCGCGCCCAGCTCCAGTTGCTCAAGGATCTGGGTTTCCGGCCGAAGAACGTCGAGGCCGGCATCGCGACCTTCGACCGCGCGTTGCAGAAACTTCAGAAGCCCCAAGACTGGCAACCGCGACAGGTGATCCTCTTCAGCGGCCACATGATCGACGCGCCGGACCGCCCTACCAAGCGGTTCCCCGCCGAGAAGGAGGCGATCGCGGCACAGAACATCGCCGCGGCGTTGGATCAATTGGGCGCCGGACCGGATGATCTCGCACTCGCCCAAGGCGCCAGCGGCGGCGACCTCCTGTTTCTCGAAGCCTGCCGGCAACGAAACGTGCGGCTGCAACTCTTGCTGCCGCTCCCGGAGCCGGAATTCATCCAGCGCTCGATCCTCCCCTCTGTCGACGGCCCCAAGTGGCGTGATCGTTTCTATGCGCTCAAGTCCGACCTGAAGGACGATCCGCGCATCATGCCCGATGAACTCGGCCCGCTACCCAAAGGTGTGAGCCCGTTTGAACGCTGCAATCGGTGGCTGCTCTATACTGCTTTGTCCTACGGCATCGACAAAGTGCGCTTCCTCTGCCTCTGGGACGGCGGCGGAGGCGACGGACCGGGCGGCACGGCCCACATGTACAACGAGGTGAAGCGCAGGACAGGACAGGTGAGGTGGATGGATATTCGATCGATGTGGTGA